GTGGGAAAGATCGGCGTGAGCGACGGGGTGCTGAACAAGCCCGGGCCGCTGCTGCCGGAGGAGATGGAGCTGATGCGCGCGCACGTGCGGGTGGGGCACGACCTGCTGCGCAACGTGCCCGTGCTGCAGCCGGTGGCCGACGTGGTGCTGCACCACCACGAGCGCTACGACGGCGACGGCTATCCCGACGGCCTGCGCGGCGACGAGATCCCGCTTCCCGCGCGGATCGTGGCGGTGGTGGACGCCTACTGCGCCATGATCACGCGGCGCAGCTACAAGGAGGCCTACACCGAGGACCACGCACGCGACGAGATCCGCCGCTGCGCCGGCAGCCAGTTCGACCCGGGCGTGGTCGACGCCTTCCTGCAGGTGCTGGAGACCCCCGAGGCCGACGATCCGGACGAGGACGCCTGGGCCGAGTGCCTGGTCCTTCCCGGGCTGGCGGACCGGCAGCTGCTGCGCAAGGCGTCGTAGGGGACAGGGGGCGACTCAAATCTCCCACCCCCCGAATGAATTCGGGGGCAACAACGGCACAAAGTCCCTTCGGGACTGCGGCCTCGGCATCGTGCTGTCAGCCCGACAGTTTTGCTGCCGCTGATTCGGCCGGGGGAGGCTCGAGGAGGGGCCAGAGGCGCTGCTCGCGGTGATGCTCCTCCTGGCGGAGGATGTAGTCGCCGATGACCGGCACGTGGCGCCTGGACACGCTGAAGGCGCCGTAGCCGCTTTGCCACCTGAAGGTCCGGTAGAAGCCGTGCGCATGGTTCACCGCGTGCCCCGATGAGCCCTTCACTGCTTCACCAGCATCGCGGGGGCGAGCGTGGGCGGCACCCGGACAGGGAGATGCACATGATCCTCGATCCCCCCGATCGCCAGCACATCGGCCCGCAGCCGCGTGCAGTCCGCCTGGATCAGGTGATACACCTCCGACCGGAGCGGCTCCACCAGAAGCGGCGCCCGCTTCCATGTCGTCCACACGAGATGTAGATACAGCTGCGTCCACGCGTCGCTCA
This Longimicrobium sp. DNA region includes the following protein-coding sequences:
- a CDS encoding transposase; translated protein: MSDAWTQLYLHLVWTTWKRAPLLVEPLRSEVYHLIQADCTRLRADVLAIGGIEDHVHLPVRVPPTLAPAMLVKQ